A stretch of Gopherus evgoodei ecotype Sinaloan lineage chromosome 19, rGopEvg1_v1.p, whole genome shotgun sequence DNA encodes these proteins:
- the LOC115637294 gene encoding transforming acidic coiled-coil-containing protein 1-like yields the protein MTTGASGSESPLESICLSESDKTAVLTLIREEIITKEIEANEWKKKYEESRQEVLEMRKIVAEYEKTIAQMIEDEQRTNMASQKSLQQLTMEKEQALADLNSVERSLSDLFRRYENLKGILEGFKKNEEALKKCAQDYLARVKQEEQRYQALKIHAEEKLDKANEEIAQVRTKAKAESAALHAGLRKEQMKVESLERALQQKNQEIEELTKICDELIAKMGKTD from the exons ATGACGACCGGAGCGAGTGGAAGTGAAAGTCCTCTGGAAAGCATTTGCCTCAGTGAATCTGACAAAACAGCCGTGCTCACTTTAATAAGAGAAGAG ATAATCACTAAGGAGATCGAAGCAAATGAATGGAAGAAAAAATATGAAGAGAGCCGACAAGAAGTCTTGGAAATGAG GAAAATCGTGGCTGAATATGAAAAGACCATTGCCCAGATGATAG AAGATGAACAGAGGACAAACATGGCCTCCCAGAAGAGTCTGCAGCAGCTCACAATGGAAAAGGAACAGGCCCTGGCAGACCTGAACTCCGTAGAAAGGTCCCTGTCGGATCTGTTTCGGAGATACGAGAACCTGAAGGGCATTCTGGAAGGGTTTAAGAAG AATGAAGAAGCTTTGAAAAAGTGTGCTCAGGATTACTTAGCCCGGGTCAAACAGGAAGAGCAGCGGTATCAAGCCCTGAAAATCCATGCAGAAGAAAAACTAGACAA AGCCAATGAAGAAATTGCTCAGGTGCGCACAAAAGCAAAAGCTGAGAGtgcagctctccatgctgggctgCGCAAAGAGCAGATGAAGGTGGAATCGCTGGAGAGAGCCCTCCAACAGAAG AACCAAGAAATTGAAGAGTTGACCAAGATCTGTGACGAGTTGATTGCAAAGATGGGAAAGACTGACTGA